One genomic region from Phycodurus eques isolate BA_2022a chromosome 16, UOR_Pequ_1.1, whole genome shotgun sequence encodes:
- the LOC133414768 gene encoding choline transporter-like protein 2 isoform X3 encodes MPEGGEYYGKHGEPRKYDPTFKGPLQNRGCTDIVCCILFILAILCYIGVGILAWSQGDPRKVIYPTDSRGQFCGQAGTPLENKPLLFYFNIMKCASPMVLLEFQCPTTQICVEKCPEKFMTLIKASSNRKDFDYYKSFCREGVTNSMSTPEILKLGLCPAMLTPSKPFTRRCFPALGQKGGVITVGNNSHFDDGTGNMRDAKDLLDGVKNATVVIEARQVVMKIFEDYTQSWYWILIGLVIATVLSLIFIVLLRFLAGIMVWVMVALVIIVIGYGIFHCYMEYAALKGTPGADVTLQDLGFQTDFAVYLQIRQTWLAFMIILAIVEVIIILLLIFLRKRILIAIALIKEASKAIGYVMCSLLYPLFTFLLLAIVIAYWATTAVFLSTSNEPIYKVFNETTCEHSRKTCDPANYTTTTMKVECPDSECLFAFYGGETVYHKYLIGLQFYNVFLFFWCANFVTALGQMTLAGAFASYYWAFVKPDDMPSFPLFSSLGRSLRYHTGTLAFGSLILSIIQIIRVLLEYLDHKLKGAHNKCTRFLMCCLKCCFWCLEKCIKFINRNAYIMVAIYGKNFCTSARDAFFLLMRNMIRVAVLDKVTDFLLFLGKLLIVGLVGVFAFFFFSGRVKAFEDTAPHLHYYWVPILTVVVGAYLIAHGFFSVYAMCVDTLFLCFLEDLERNDGSPERPYLMPESLRKVLNKKNKNAPAQ; translated from the exons GTGAGCCTAGGAAATATGATCCTACATTCAAGGGCCCACTCCAGAACAG GGGCTGCACAGACATTGTGTGCTGCATCCTCTTCATTCTTGCCATATTATGTTATATTGGAGTGGGAATACTTG cttGGTCACAGGGTGACCCCAGGAAGGTGATCTATCCCACGGACAGCCGAGGCCAGTTCTGCGGGCAGGCTGGCACCCCGCTTGA AAACAAGCCGCTGTTATTCTACTTCAACATCATGAAGTGTGCCAGCCCCATGGTGCTGCTGGAGTTCCAGTGTCCAACCAcacag ATATGTGTGGAGAAGTGCCCTGAGAAGTTCATGACATTGATCAAAGCGAGTAGCAACAGAAAAGACTTTGACTACTACAAGTCCTTCTGCAGGGAAGGGGTGACAAACTCGATG AGTACACCCGAAATCCTCAAGTTAGGTCTGTGTCCTGCTATGCTAACCCCCAGCAAGCCTT TCACCCGTAGGTGCTTCCCAGCTTTGGGCCAAAAAGGAGGAGTGATAACTGTGGGGAACAATTCCCACTTTGACGATGGAACTGGAAATATGAGAGATGCCAAGGATCTTTTAGATGGAGTGAA GAATGCAACTGTGGTTATTGAAGCTCGCCAGGTGGTCATGAAAATCTTTGAGGATTACACGCAGTCTTGGTACTGGATTCTGAT AGGTTTAGTTATAGCAACGGTCCTCAGCCTTATCTTCATCGTCCTCCTGCGCTTCCTGGCAGGGATCATGGTCTGGGTGATGGTCGCCTTGGTGATAATAGTGATAGGATACG GTATCTTCCACTGCTACATGGAGTACGCTGCCCTGAAGGGAACGCCTGGTGCTGATGTGACCCTGCAGGATTTAGGCTTTCAGACAGACTTTGCAGTCTACCTTCAGATCAGACAGACCTGGCTGGCCTTCA TGATCATTCTCGCCATAGTAGAGGTTATCATCATCCTGTTACTCATCTTCCTCAGAAAAAGGATCCTAATTGCCATTGCACTCATCAAAGAAGCCAGCAA GGCAATTGGATATGTGATGTGTTCCCTTCTCTACCCACTGTTCACTTTTCTCCTCCTGGCTATAGTCATCGCCTACTGGGCCACCACTGCTGT TTTCCTGTCTACTTCAAATGAACCTATCTACAAAGTATTCAACGAGACAACATGCGAGCACTCAAGGAAAACATGCGATCCAGCT AACTATACAACCACAACCATGAAAGTGGAGTGCCCTGACTCGGAGTGCCTTTTTGCCTTCTACGGGGGAGAGACTGTTTACCACAAATACCTGATTGGTTTGCAGTTCTACAacgtctttcttttcttttggtgtGCCAACTTTGTCACAGCGCTGGGGCAGATGACATTGGCTGGGGCCTTTGCCTCCTACTACTGGGCTTTTGTCAAGCCAGACGACATGCCTTCCTTTCCTTTGTTTTCTTCACTCGGGAGATCTCTCAG GTATCACACAGGAACTCTAGCATTTGGCTCCCTGATCCTTTCAATCATCCAGATCATAAGAGTTCTCCTGGAGTATCTGGACCATAAACTTAAAG GAGCCCATAATAAGTGTACCAGGTTCCTCATGTGCTGTCTCAAGTGCTGCTTTTGGTGCCTGGAGAAATGCATCAAGTTCATAAACAGAAACGCCTACATTATG GTGGCGATATATGGCAAAAACTTCTGCACTTCTGCCCGAGATGCCTTCTTCCTGCTCATGAGGAATATGATCAG GGTGGCTGTGTTGGACAAAGTGACCGATTTCCTCTTGTTTTTGGGAAAACTGCTCATTGTTGGACTTGTGG GGGTctttgcttttttcttcttctctgggAGAGTGAAGGCTTTTGAGGACACCGCCCCTCATCTCCACTACTACTGGGTACCCATCCTG ACTGTGGTGGTTGGCGCCTATCTCATCGCCCATGGATTCTTCAGTGTGTACGCTATGTGTGTAGACACACTTTTCCTCTGCTTCT TGGAGGATCTTGAGAGGAATGATGGCAGTCCAGAGAGGCCATACCTCATGCCTGAGAGCCTCCGCAAAGTCCTGAACAAGAAGAACAAGAATGCACCAGCTCAGTAG
- the LOC133414768 gene encoding choline transporter-like protein 2 isoform X2, translated as MELEEKPKYGEPRKYDPTFKGPLQNRGCTDIVCCILFILAILCYIGVGILAWSQGDPRKVIYPTDSRGQFCGQAGTPLENKPLLFYFNIMKCASPMVLLEFQCPTTQICVEKCPEKFMTLIKASSNRKDFDYYKSFCREGVTNSMSTPEILKLGLCPAMLTPSKPFTRRCFPALGQKGGVITVGNNSHFDDGTGNMRDAKDLLDGVKNATVVIEARQVVMKIFEDYTQSWYWILIGLVIATVLSLIFIVLLRFLAGIMVWVMVALVIIVIGYGIFHCYMEYAALKGTPGADVTLQDLGFQTDFAVYLQIRQTWLAFMIILAIVEVIIILLLIFLRKRILIAIALIKEASKAIGYVMCSLLYPLFTFLLLAIVIAYWATTAVFLSTSNEPIYKVFNETTCEHSRKTCDPANYTTTTMKVECPDSECLFAFYGGETVYHKYLIGLQFYNVFLFFWCANFVTALGQMTLAGAFASYYWAFVKPDDMPSFPLFSSLGRSLRYHTGTLAFGSLILSIIQIIRVLLEYLDHKLKGAHNKCTRFLMCCLKCCFWCLEKCIKFINRNAYIMVAIYGKNFCTSARDAFFLLMRNMIRVAVLDKVTDFLLFLGKLLIVGLVGVFAFFFFSGRVKAFEDTAPHLHYYWVPILTVVVGAYLIAHGFFSVYAMCVDTLFLCFCEDLERNDGSAARPYYMSTTLREILWENKAEGPPSSAQLQDEETSGQQQQTKEEDTSLVVRSSVVKDA; from the exons GTGAGCCTAGGAAATATGATCCTACATTCAAGGGCCCACTCCAGAACAG GGGCTGCACAGACATTGTGTGCTGCATCCTCTTCATTCTTGCCATATTATGTTATATTGGAGTGGGAATACTTG cttGGTCACAGGGTGACCCCAGGAAGGTGATCTATCCCACGGACAGCCGAGGCCAGTTCTGCGGGCAGGCTGGCACCCCGCTTGA AAACAAGCCGCTGTTATTCTACTTCAACATCATGAAGTGTGCCAGCCCCATGGTGCTGCTGGAGTTCCAGTGTCCAACCAcacag ATATGTGTGGAGAAGTGCCCTGAGAAGTTCATGACATTGATCAAAGCGAGTAGCAACAGAAAAGACTTTGACTACTACAAGTCCTTCTGCAGGGAAGGGGTGACAAACTCGATG AGTACACCCGAAATCCTCAAGTTAGGTCTGTGTCCTGCTATGCTAACCCCCAGCAAGCCTT TCACCCGTAGGTGCTTCCCAGCTTTGGGCCAAAAAGGAGGAGTGATAACTGTGGGGAACAATTCCCACTTTGACGATGGAACTGGAAATATGAGAGATGCCAAGGATCTTTTAGATGGAGTGAA GAATGCAACTGTGGTTATTGAAGCTCGCCAGGTGGTCATGAAAATCTTTGAGGATTACACGCAGTCTTGGTACTGGATTCTGAT AGGTTTAGTTATAGCAACGGTCCTCAGCCTTATCTTCATCGTCCTCCTGCGCTTCCTGGCAGGGATCATGGTCTGGGTGATGGTCGCCTTGGTGATAATAGTGATAGGATACG GTATCTTCCACTGCTACATGGAGTACGCTGCCCTGAAGGGAACGCCTGGTGCTGATGTGACCCTGCAGGATTTAGGCTTTCAGACAGACTTTGCAGTCTACCTTCAGATCAGACAGACCTGGCTGGCCTTCA TGATCATTCTCGCCATAGTAGAGGTTATCATCATCCTGTTACTCATCTTCCTCAGAAAAAGGATCCTAATTGCCATTGCACTCATCAAAGAAGCCAGCAA GGCAATTGGATATGTGATGTGTTCCCTTCTCTACCCACTGTTCACTTTTCTCCTCCTGGCTATAGTCATCGCCTACTGGGCCACCACTGCTGT TTTCCTGTCTACTTCAAATGAACCTATCTACAAAGTATTCAACGAGACAACATGCGAGCACTCAAGGAAAACATGCGATCCAGCT AACTATACAACCACAACCATGAAAGTGGAGTGCCCTGACTCGGAGTGCCTTTTTGCCTTCTACGGGGGAGAGACTGTTTACCACAAATACCTGATTGGTTTGCAGTTCTACAacgtctttcttttcttttggtgtGCCAACTTTGTCACAGCGCTGGGGCAGATGACATTGGCTGGGGCCTTTGCCTCCTACTACTGGGCTTTTGTCAAGCCAGACGACATGCCTTCCTTTCCTTTGTTTTCTTCACTCGGGAGATCTCTCAG GTATCACACAGGAACTCTAGCATTTGGCTCCCTGATCCTTTCAATCATCCAGATCATAAGAGTTCTCCTGGAGTATCTGGACCATAAACTTAAAG GAGCCCATAATAAGTGTACCAGGTTCCTCATGTGCTGTCTCAAGTGCTGCTTTTGGTGCCTGGAGAAATGCATCAAGTTCATAAACAGAAACGCCTACATTATG GTGGCGATATATGGCAAAAACTTCTGCACTTCTGCCCGAGATGCCTTCTTCCTGCTCATGAGGAATATGATCAG GGTGGCTGTGTTGGACAAAGTGACCGATTTCCTCTTGTTTTTGGGAAAACTGCTCATTGTTGGACTTGTGG GGGTctttgcttttttcttcttctctgggAGAGTGAAGGCTTTTGAGGACACCGCCCCTCATCTCCACTACTACTGGGTACCCATCCTG ACTGTGGTGGTTGGCGCCTATCTCATCGCCCATGGATTCTTCAGTGTGTACGCTATGTGTGTAGACACACTTTTCCTCTGCTTCT gTGAAGACCTGGAGCGTAATGATGGTTCAGCTGCAAGGCCTTATTACATGTCCACTACTCTCCGTGAGATTCTCTGGGAGAACAAGGCGGAGGGTCCACCATCTTCTGCTCAGCTACAGGATGAAGAAACCAGTGGGCAGCAACAGCAGACTAAGGAGGAGGACACATCTTTAGTAGTCAGGAGTTCTGTTGTTAAAGATGCATag
- the LOC133414768 gene encoding choline transporter-like protein 2 isoform X1, with the protein MPEGGEYYGKHGEPRKYDPTFKGPLQNRGCTDIVCCILFILAILCYIGVGILAWSQGDPRKVIYPTDSRGQFCGQAGTPLENKPLLFYFNIMKCASPMVLLEFQCPTTQICVEKCPEKFMTLIKASSNRKDFDYYKSFCREGVTNSMSTPEILKLGLCPAMLTPSKPFTRRCFPALGQKGGVITVGNNSHFDDGTGNMRDAKDLLDGVKNATVVIEARQVVMKIFEDYTQSWYWILIGLVIATVLSLIFIVLLRFLAGIMVWVMVALVIIVIGYGIFHCYMEYAALKGTPGADVTLQDLGFQTDFAVYLQIRQTWLAFMIILAIVEVIIILLLIFLRKRILIAIALIKEASKAIGYVMCSLLYPLFTFLLLAIVIAYWATTAVFLSTSNEPIYKVFNETTCEHSRKTCDPANYTTTTMKVECPDSECLFAFYGGETVYHKYLIGLQFYNVFLFFWCANFVTALGQMTLAGAFASYYWAFVKPDDMPSFPLFSSLGRSLRYHTGTLAFGSLILSIIQIIRVLLEYLDHKLKGAHNKCTRFLMCCLKCCFWCLEKCIKFINRNAYIMVAIYGKNFCTSARDAFFLLMRNMIRVAVLDKVTDFLLFLGKLLIVGLVGVFAFFFFSGRVKAFEDTAPHLHYYWVPILTVVVGAYLIAHGFFSVYAMCVDTLFLCFCEDLERNDGSAARPYYMSTTLREILWENKAEGPPSSAQLQDEETSGQQQQTKEEDTSLVVRSSVVKDA; encoded by the exons GTGAGCCTAGGAAATATGATCCTACATTCAAGGGCCCACTCCAGAACAG GGGCTGCACAGACATTGTGTGCTGCATCCTCTTCATTCTTGCCATATTATGTTATATTGGAGTGGGAATACTTG cttGGTCACAGGGTGACCCCAGGAAGGTGATCTATCCCACGGACAGCCGAGGCCAGTTCTGCGGGCAGGCTGGCACCCCGCTTGA AAACAAGCCGCTGTTATTCTACTTCAACATCATGAAGTGTGCCAGCCCCATGGTGCTGCTGGAGTTCCAGTGTCCAACCAcacag ATATGTGTGGAGAAGTGCCCTGAGAAGTTCATGACATTGATCAAAGCGAGTAGCAACAGAAAAGACTTTGACTACTACAAGTCCTTCTGCAGGGAAGGGGTGACAAACTCGATG AGTACACCCGAAATCCTCAAGTTAGGTCTGTGTCCTGCTATGCTAACCCCCAGCAAGCCTT TCACCCGTAGGTGCTTCCCAGCTTTGGGCCAAAAAGGAGGAGTGATAACTGTGGGGAACAATTCCCACTTTGACGATGGAACTGGAAATATGAGAGATGCCAAGGATCTTTTAGATGGAGTGAA GAATGCAACTGTGGTTATTGAAGCTCGCCAGGTGGTCATGAAAATCTTTGAGGATTACACGCAGTCTTGGTACTGGATTCTGAT AGGTTTAGTTATAGCAACGGTCCTCAGCCTTATCTTCATCGTCCTCCTGCGCTTCCTGGCAGGGATCATGGTCTGGGTGATGGTCGCCTTGGTGATAATAGTGATAGGATACG GTATCTTCCACTGCTACATGGAGTACGCTGCCCTGAAGGGAACGCCTGGTGCTGATGTGACCCTGCAGGATTTAGGCTTTCAGACAGACTTTGCAGTCTACCTTCAGATCAGACAGACCTGGCTGGCCTTCA TGATCATTCTCGCCATAGTAGAGGTTATCATCATCCTGTTACTCATCTTCCTCAGAAAAAGGATCCTAATTGCCATTGCACTCATCAAAGAAGCCAGCAA GGCAATTGGATATGTGATGTGTTCCCTTCTCTACCCACTGTTCACTTTTCTCCTCCTGGCTATAGTCATCGCCTACTGGGCCACCACTGCTGT TTTCCTGTCTACTTCAAATGAACCTATCTACAAAGTATTCAACGAGACAACATGCGAGCACTCAAGGAAAACATGCGATCCAGCT AACTATACAACCACAACCATGAAAGTGGAGTGCCCTGACTCGGAGTGCCTTTTTGCCTTCTACGGGGGAGAGACTGTTTACCACAAATACCTGATTGGTTTGCAGTTCTACAacgtctttcttttcttttggtgtGCCAACTTTGTCACAGCGCTGGGGCAGATGACATTGGCTGGGGCCTTTGCCTCCTACTACTGGGCTTTTGTCAAGCCAGACGACATGCCTTCCTTTCCTTTGTTTTCTTCACTCGGGAGATCTCTCAG GTATCACACAGGAACTCTAGCATTTGGCTCCCTGATCCTTTCAATCATCCAGATCATAAGAGTTCTCCTGGAGTATCTGGACCATAAACTTAAAG GAGCCCATAATAAGTGTACCAGGTTCCTCATGTGCTGTCTCAAGTGCTGCTTTTGGTGCCTGGAGAAATGCATCAAGTTCATAAACAGAAACGCCTACATTATG GTGGCGATATATGGCAAAAACTTCTGCACTTCTGCCCGAGATGCCTTCTTCCTGCTCATGAGGAATATGATCAG GGTGGCTGTGTTGGACAAAGTGACCGATTTCCTCTTGTTTTTGGGAAAACTGCTCATTGTTGGACTTGTGG GGGTctttgcttttttcttcttctctgggAGAGTGAAGGCTTTTGAGGACACCGCCCCTCATCTCCACTACTACTGGGTACCCATCCTG ACTGTGGTGGTTGGCGCCTATCTCATCGCCCATGGATTCTTCAGTGTGTACGCTATGTGTGTAGACACACTTTTCCTCTGCTTCT gTGAAGACCTGGAGCGTAATGATGGTTCAGCTGCAAGGCCTTATTACATGTCCACTACTCTCCGTGAGATTCTCTGGGAGAACAAGGCGGAGGGTCCACCATCTTCTGCTCAGCTACAGGATGAAGAAACCAGTGGGCAGCAACAGCAGACTAAGGAGGAGGACACATCTTTAGTAGTCAGGAGTTCTGTTGTTAAAGATGCATag
- the LOC133414768 gene encoding choline transporter-like protein 2 isoform X4, which yields MPEGGEYYGKHGEPRKYDPTFKGPLQNRGCTDIVCCILFILAILCYIGVGILAWSQGDPRKVIYPTDSRGQFCGQAGTPLENKPLLFYFNIMKCASPMVLLEFQCPTTQICVEKCPEKFMTLIKASSNRKDFDYYKSFCREGVTNSMSTPEILKLGLCPAMLTPSKPFTRRCFPALGQKGGVITVGNNSHFDDGTGNMRDAKDLLDGVKNATVVIEARQVVMKIFEDYTQSWYWILIGLVIATVLSLIFIVLLRFLAGIMVWVMVALVIIVIGYGIFHCYMEYAALKGTPGADVTLQDLGFQTDFAVYLQIRQTWLAFMIILAIVEVIIILLLIFLRKRILIAIALIKEASKAIGYVMCSLLYPLFTFLLLAIVIAYWATTAVFLSTSNEPIYKVFNETTCEHSRKTCDPANYTTTTMKVECPDSECLFAFYGGETVYHKYLIGLQFYNVFLFFWCANFVTALGQMTLAGAFASYYWAFVKPDDMPSFPLFSSLGRSLRYHTGTLAFGSLILSIIQIIRVLLEYLDHKLKGAHNKCTRFLMCCLKCCFWCLEKCIKFINRNAYIMTFSMMNTNKTSYRSQLSEHLRCLLRIATTKLTRDFDALAKKGGDIWQKLLHFCPRCLLPAHEEYDQGGCVGQSDRFPLVFGKTAHCWTCGGLCFFLLLWESEGF from the exons GTGAGCCTAGGAAATATGATCCTACATTCAAGGGCCCACTCCAGAACAG GGGCTGCACAGACATTGTGTGCTGCATCCTCTTCATTCTTGCCATATTATGTTATATTGGAGTGGGAATACTTG cttGGTCACAGGGTGACCCCAGGAAGGTGATCTATCCCACGGACAGCCGAGGCCAGTTCTGCGGGCAGGCTGGCACCCCGCTTGA AAACAAGCCGCTGTTATTCTACTTCAACATCATGAAGTGTGCCAGCCCCATGGTGCTGCTGGAGTTCCAGTGTCCAACCAcacag ATATGTGTGGAGAAGTGCCCTGAGAAGTTCATGACATTGATCAAAGCGAGTAGCAACAGAAAAGACTTTGACTACTACAAGTCCTTCTGCAGGGAAGGGGTGACAAACTCGATG AGTACACCCGAAATCCTCAAGTTAGGTCTGTGTCCTGCTATGCTAACCCCCAGCAAGCCTT TCACCCGTAGGTGCTTCCCAGCTTTGGGCCAAAAAGGAGGAGTGATAACTGTGGGGAACAATTCCCACTTTGACGATGGAACTGGAAATATGAGAGATGCCAAGGATCTTTTAGATGGAGTGAA GAATGCAACTGTGGTTATTGAAGCTCGCCAGGTGGTCATGAAAATCTTTGAGGATTACACGCAGTCTTGGTACTGGATTCTGAT AGGTTTAGTTATAGCAACGGTCCTCAGCCTTATCTTCATCGTCCTCCTGCGCTTCCTGGCAGGGATCATGGTCTGGGTGATGGTCGCCTTGGTGATAATAGTGATAGGATACG GTATCTTCCACTGCTACATGGAGTACGCTGCCCTGAAGGGAACGCCTGGTGCTGATGTGACCCTGCAGGATTTAGGCTTTCAGACAGACTTTGCAGTCTACCTTCAGATCAGACAGACCTGGCTGGCCTTCA TGATCATTCTCGCCATAGTAGAGGTTATCATCATCCTGTTACTCATCTTCCTCAGAAAAAGGATCCTAATTGCCATTGCACTCATCAAAGAAGCCAGCAA GGCAATTGGATATGTGATGTGTTCCCTTCTCTACCCACTGTTCACTTTTCTCCTCCTGGCTATAGTCATCGCCTACTGGGCCACCACTGCTGT TTTCCTGTCTACTTCAAATGAACCTATCTACAAAGTATTCAACGAGACAACATGCGAGCACTCAAGGAAAACATGCGATCCAGCT AACTATACAACCACAACCATGAAAGTGGAGTGCCCTGACTCGGAGTGCCTTTTTGCCTTCTACGGGGGAGAGACTGTTTACCACAAATACCTGATTGGTTTGCAGTTCTACAacgtctttcttttcttttggtgtGCCAACTTTGTCACAGCGCTGGGGCAGATGACATTGGCTGGGGCCTTTGCCTCCTACTACTGGGCTTTTGTCAAGCCAGACGACATGCCTTCCTTTCCTTTGTTTTCTTCACTCGGGAGATCTCTCAG GTATCACACAGGAACTCTAGCATTTGGCTCCCTGATCCTTTCAATCATCCAGATCATAAGAGTTCTCCTGGAGTATCTGGACCATAAACTTAAAG GAGCCCATAATAAGTGTACCAGGTTCCTCATGTGCTGTCTCAAGTGCTGCTTTTGGTGCCTGGAGAAATGCATCAAGTTCATAAACAGAAACGCCTACATTATG acttttagtatgatgaacaccaacaaaacatcctacagatcccagctgagtgaacacctcagatgtcttctgagaattgccacaacaaaactaacgcgagactttgatgcactggcaaaaaaag GTGGCGATATATGGCAAAAACTTCTGCACTTCTGCCCGAGATGCCTTCTTCCTGCTCATGAGGAATATGATCAG GGTGGCTGTGTTGGACAAAGTGACCGATTTCCTCTTGTTTTTGGGAAAACTGCTCATTGTTGGACTTGTGG GGGTctttgcttttttcttcttctctgggAGAGTGAAGGCTTTTGA
- the LOC133414768 gene encoding choline transporter-like protein 2 isoform X5, with protein MPEGGEYYGKHGEPRKYDPTFKGPLQNRGCTDIVCCILFILAILCYIGVGILAWSQGDPRKVIYPTDSRGQFCGQAGTPLENKPLLFYFNIMKCASPMVLLEFQCPTTQICVEKCPEKFMTLIKASSNRKDFDYYKSFCREGVTNSMSTPEILKLGLCPAMLTPSKPFTRRCFPALGQKGGVITVGNNSHFDDGTGNMRDAKDLLDGVKNATVVIEARQVVMKIFEDYTQSWYWILIGLVIATVLSLIFIVLLRFLAGIMVWVMVALVIIVIGYGIFHCYMEYAALKGTPGADVTLQDLGFQTDFAVYLQIRQTWLAFMIILAIVEVIIILLLIFLRKRILIAIALIKEASKAIGYVMCSLLYPLFTFLLLAIVIAYWATTAVFLSTSNEPIYKVFNETTCEHSRKTCDPANYTTTTMKVECPDSECLFAFYGGETVYHKYLIGLQFYNVFLFFWCANFVTALGQMTLAGAFASYYWAFVKPDDMPSFPLFSSLGRSLRYHTGTLAFGSLILSIIQIIRVLLEYLDHKLKGAHNKCTRFLMCCLKCCFWCLEKCIKFINRNAYIMVVL; from the exons GTGAGCCTAGGAAATATGATCCTACATTCAAGGGCCCACTCCAGAACAG GGGCTGCACAGACATTGTGTGCTGCATCCTCTTCATTCTTGCCATATTATGTTATATTGGAGTGGGAATACTTG cttGGTCACAGGGTGACCCCAGGAAGGTGATCTATCCCACGGACAGCCGAGGCCAGTTCTGCGGGCAGGCTGGCACCCCGCTTGA AAACAAGCCGCTGTTATTCTACTTCAACATCATGAAGTGTGCCAGCCCCATGGTGCTGCTGGAGTTCCAGTGTCCAACCAcacag ATATGTGTGGAGAAGTGCCCTGAGAAGTTCATGACATTGATCAAAGCGAGTAGCAACAGAAAAGACTTTGACTACTACAAGTCCTTCTGCAGGGAAGGGGTGACAAACTCGATG AGTACACCCGAAATCCTCAAGTTAGGTCTGTGTCCTGCTATGCTAACCCCCAGCAAGCCTT TCACCCGTAGGTGCTTCCCAGCTTTGGGCCAAAAAGGAGGAGTGATAACTGTGGGGAACAATTCCCACTTTGACGATGGAACTGGAAATATGAGAGATGCCAAGGATCTTTTAGATGGAGTGAA GAATGCAACTGTGGTTATTGAAGCTCGCCAGGTGGTCATGAAAATCTTTGAGGATTACACGCAGTCTTGGTACTGGATTCTGAT AGGTTTAGTTATAGCAACGGTCCTCAGCCTTATCTTCATCGTCCTCCTGCGCTTCCTGGCAGGGATCATGGTCTGGGTGATGGTCGCCTTGGTGATAATAGTGATAGGATACG GTATCTTCCACTGCTACATGGAGTACGCTGCCCTGAAGGGAACGCCTGGTGCTGATGTGACCCTGCAGGATTTAGGCTTTCAGACAGACTTTGCAGTCTACCTTCAGATCAGACAGACCTGGCTGGCCTTCA TGATCATTCTCGCCATAGTAGAGGTTATCATCATCCTGTTACTCATCTTCCTCAGAAAAAGGATCCTAATTGCCATTGCACTCATCAAAGAAGCCAGCAA GGCAATTGGATATGTGATGTGTTCCCTTCTCTACCCACTGTTCACTTTTCTCCTCCTGGCTATAGTCATCGCCTACTGGGCCACCACTGCTGT TTTCCTGTCTACTTCAAATGAACCTATCTACAAAGTATTCAACGAGACAACATGCGAGCACTCAAGGAAAACATGCGATCCAGCT AACTATACAACCACAACCATGAAAGTGGAGTGCCCTGACTCGGAGTGCCTTTTTGCCTTCTACGGGGGAGAGACTGTTTACCACAAATACCTGATTGGTTTGCAGTTCTACAacgtctttcttttcttttggtgtGCCAACTTTGTCACAGCGCTGGGGCAGATGACATTGGCTGGGGCCTTTGCCTCCTACTACTGGGCTTTTGTCAAGCCAGACGACATGCCTTCCTTTCCTTTGTTTTCTTCACTCGGGAGATCTCTCAG GTATCACACAGGAACTCTAGCATTTGGCTCCCTGATCCTTTCAATCATCCAGATCATAAGAGTTCTCCTGGAGTATCTGGACCATAAACTTAAAG GAGCCCATAATAAGTGTACCAGGTTCCTCATGTGCTGTCTCAAGTGCTGCTTTTGGTGCCTGGAGAAATGCATCAAGTTCATAAACAGAAACGCCTACATTATG gttgtgctgtaa